One Streptomyces mobaraensis NBRC 13819 = DSM 40847 DNA segment encodes these proteins:
- a CDS encoding CCA tRNA nucleotidyltransferase produces MPNANNSHSVPTNELNQVQRRAVSELLRVSPVADDLAQRFRAAGFTLALVGGSVRDALLGRLGNDLDFTTDARPDDVLKIVRPWADTVWEVGIAFGTVGCRKSGFDLEITTYRSEAYDRTSRKPEVSYGDSIEEDLVRRDFTVNAMAVALPEKEFIDPHNGLEDLAARILRTPGTPEESFSDDPLRMMRAARFAAQLDFEVAPEVVTAMKEMAERLEIVSVERTRDELNKLILSDHPRKGLRLMVDTGLAALVLPELPALRLERDEHHRHKDVYEHTLIVLEQAIDLEAPRDEPGGGPDLTLRLAALLHDIGKPRTRRFEKDGRVSFHHHEVVGAKMTKSRMTKLKYPNELVKDVSRLVELHLRFHGYGTGEWTDSAVRRYVRDAGPLLDRLHKLTRSDCTTRNKRKAQALSQAYDGLERRIADLQQKEQLDAIRPDLDGNDIMRILGIAPGPQVGKAYQHMLELRLENGPMEHDEAVAALKEWWAAQG; encoded by the coding sequence GTGCCGAACGCCAACAACAGCCACTCCGTGCCGACGAACGAACTGAACCAGGTGCAGCGCCGCGCCGTGAGCGAGCTCCTGCGGGTGTCCCCCGTGGCAGACGACCTCGCCCAGCGCTTCCGCGCCGCCGGGTTCACCCTCGCCCTGGTCGGCGGCTCGGTACGGGACGCGCTGCTCGGCCGGCTCGGCAACGACCTGGACTTCACCACCGACGCCCGGCCGGACGACGTGCTGAAGATCGTCCGGCCGTGGGCGGACACGGTCTGGGAGGTCGGCATCGCCTTTGGCACCGTCGGCTGCCGCAAGTCCGGCTTCGATCTTGAAATCACGACTTATCGGTCGGAGGCGTACGACCGGACCTCCCGCAAGCCGGAGGTCTCCTACGGTGACTCCATCGAGGAAGACCTGGTCCGCCGCGACTTCACCGTGAACGCCATGGCCGTGGCGCTTCCGGAGAAGGAGTTCATCGACCCGCACAACGGCCTCGAGGACCTCGCCGCCCGGATCCTGCGGACGCCCGGCACCCCGGAGGAGTCCTTCTCCGACGACCCGCTGCGCATGATGCGGGCCGCCCGCTTCGCCGCCCAGCTCGACTTCGAGGTGGCGCCCGAGGTGGTCACCGCGATGAAGGAGATGGCCGAGCGGCTGGAGATCGTCTCCGTCGAGCGGACCCGGGACGAGCTCAACAAGCTCATCCTCTCCGACCACCCCCGCAAGGGCCTCCGGCTCATGGTCGACACGGGCCTGGCCGCCCTGGTCCTGCCCGAGCTGCCGGCCCTCCGGCTGGAGCGCGACGAGCACCACCGGCACAAGGACGTCTACGAGCACACCCTCATCGTCCTGGAGCAGGCCATCGACCTGGAGGCCCCGCGCGACGAGCCGGGTGGCGGCCCCGACCTCACCCTGCGGCTCGCCGCCCTCCTGCACGACATCGGCAAGCCGCGGACGCGCCGGTTCGAGAAGGACGGCCGGGTCTCCTTCCACCACCACGAGGTGGTCGGCGCGAAGATGACCAAGTCCCGGATGACCAAGCTCAAGTACCCCAACGAGTTGGTGAAGGACGTCTCGCGCCTCGTCGAGCTGCACCTCCGCTTCCACGGCTACGGCACCGGCGAGTGGACGGACTCGGCCGTCCGCCGGTACGTCCGCGACGCCGGGCCCCTGCTCGACCGGCTGCACAAGCTCACCCGGTCCGACTGCACGACGCGCAACAAGCGCAAGGCGCAGGCGCTCTCCCAGGCGTACGACGGGCTGGAGCGGCGCATCGCCGACCTTCAGCAGAAGGAACAGCTCGACGCCATCCGCCCGGACCTGGACGGCAACGACATCATGCGGATCCTGGGCATCGCTCCGGGGCCCCAGGTCGGCAAGGCGTACCAGCACATGCTGGAGCTGCGGCTGGAGAACGGTCCCATGGAGCACGACGAGGCCGTCGCCGCTCTGAAGGAGTGGTGGGCCGCCCAGGGCTGA
- the murJ gene encoding murein biosynthesis integral membrane protein MurJ, with protein sequence MNAPYDGDRGRGAGGDRRDQYPPAPPGAQEPPQPGPYAPDPYLGDPYPAEPYPGQAPTDESAAQQGGFPQGGQSAYGQQQYGQPQGGPPVPPPPAPSYPQQQAWPPAPQPGSEDATQLIGSVSGFPDRTAPTPPQRDAFAHLYRDQQQPYEPQRPQGRQVPAPGQHATSPSMEHTQPMVPAVEPPAAEPLVEPEPAPAAPAAKGGKAAGLLKSSALMAAGTMASRLLGFVKQAMIVAALGAGVLGDTYTVANQLPAMIFFLTIGGGLNSVFIPQLVRSMKEDADGGDAYANRLLTLVAVILGVLTLITVLGAQYLVPLMSNNFANKPDANSVTVTFVRYCMPTIFFMGVHVVMGQILNARGRFGAMMWTPVLNNVVVIATFGLFLWVYGTAGSSDLSEHTIPPEGVRLLGVGTLLGLVVQALAMIPYLRAAGFKIRPRFDWRGHGLGKAAKLAKWTVLFVLANQAGNLVVTQLATAAGAESGQKGTGIIAYINAQLIWNMPQAILTVSIMAAMLPRLSRSAVDGDTSAVRDDISQGLRTSAVAIVPIAFAFLALGIPICTLLFGSGGVEGARFFGYALMGFSLGLIPFSVQYVVLRAFYAYEDTRTPFYNTVIVAAVNAAGSALSYFVLPARWAVVGMGVSYGLAYAVGVGVAWRRLRNRLGGDLDGARVVRTYARLIGACVPATLIGGAIAYGIGQVLGAGVFGSLAALIGGGVMLLGVFYIAAKRMRVEEVNAMVGMVRGRLGR encoded by the coding sequence ATGAACGCGCCGTACGACGGTGACCGCGGCCGGGGCGCGGGAGGTGACCGACGGGACCAGTACCCGCCGGCGCCGCCCGGTGCCCAGGAGCCGCCGCAGCCGGGCCCGTACGCCCCGGACCCGTACCTCGGAGACCCCTACCCCGCCGAGCCGTACCCCGGCCAGGCGCCGACCGACGAGAGCGCGGCGCAGCAGGGCGGTTTCCCCCAGGGCGGACAGTCCGCGTACGGACAGCAGCAGTACGGGCAGCCGCAGGGCGGGCCCCCCGTTCCCCCACCGCCCGCGCCCTCGTACCCGCAGCAGCAGGCGTGGCCGCCCGCGCCACAGCCCGGCTCCGAGGACGCGACCCAGCTCATCGGCAGCGTGAGCGGCTTCCCCGACCGGACGGCGCCCACCCCGCCCCAGCGCGACGCCTTCGCCCACCTCTACCGCGACCAGCAGCAGCCCTACGAGCCCCAGCGCCCGCAGGGTCGGCAGGTCCCGGCACCCGGCCAGCACGCGACGTCTCCCTCGATGGAACACACCCAGCCGATGGTGCCCGCCGTGGAGCCCCCCGCGGCCGAGCCCCTCGTGGAGCCCGAACCCGCCCCCGCGGCCCCGGCTGCGAAGGGCGGCAAGGCAGCGGGCCTGCTGAAGTCGAGCGCCCTGATGGCGGCGGGCACGATGGCGTCCCGACTGCTGGGCTTCGTCAAGCAGGCGATGATCGTCGCCGCCCTGGGCGCCGGTGTGCTGGGCGACACCTACACGGTGGCGAACCAGCTGCCCGCCATGATCTTCTTCCTGACCATCGGCGGCGGCCTCAACTCGGTCTTCATCCCCCAGCTCGTGCGCTCCATGAAGGAGGACGCCGACGGTGGGGACGCCTACGCGAACCGGCTGCTGACGCTGGTCGCGGTGATCCTCGGTGTGCTCACCCTGATCACTGTGCTGGGGGCCCAATATCTCGTCCCCCTGATGTCCAACAACTTCGCCAACAAGCCCGACGCGAACTCGGTGACGGTCACCTTCGTCCGCTACTGCATGCCCACCATCTTCTTCATGGGCGTGCACGTGGTGATGGGGCAGATTCTCAACGCTCGAGGCCGATTCGGCGCGATGATGTGGACGCCCGTCCTCAACAACGTCGTCGTCATCGCCACCTTCGGGCTGTTCCTCTGGGTGTACGGCACAGCGGGGAGCTCGGACCTCAGCGAGCACACGATCCCTCCAGAAGGCGTCCGACTTCTGGGCGTCGGCACTCTCCTCGGCCTGGTCGTCCAAGCCCTGGCGATGATCCCCTACCTCAGGGCGGCCGGTTTCAAGATCCGTCCCCGCTTCGACTGGCGCGGCCACGGTCTCGGCAAGGCCGCGAAGCTGGCCAAGTGGACCGTGCTGTTCGTGCTCGCCAACCAGGCGGGAAACCTGGTCGTCACGCAGTTGGCCACCGCCGCCGGTGCCGAGAGCGGCCAGAAGGGCACCGGAATCATCGCCTACATCAACGCCCAGCTCATCTGGAACATGCCGCAGGCGATCCTCACCGTCTCGATCATGGCGGCGATGCTGCCGCGCCTGTCGCGCTCGGCCGTCGACGGTGACACCAGCGCCGTCCGGGACGACATCTCGCAGGGCCTGCGCACCTCGGCCGTGGCGATCGTGCCCATCGCCTTCGCCTTCCTGGCACTCGGCATCCCGATCTGCACGCTGCTCTTCGGATCCGGCGGCGTCGAAGGAGCCCGCTTCTTCGGCTACGCCCTCATGGGCTTCAGCCTCGGCCTGATCCCCTTCTCCGTGCAGTACGTCGTCCTCCGCGCCTTCTACGCGTACGAGGACACCCGCACCCCCTTCTACAACACGGTCATCGTCGCGGCGGTCAACGCCGCGGGCTCGGCGCTCAGCTACTTCGTGCTGCCCGCCCGCTGGGCCGTGGTCGGCATGGGCGTCTCCTACGGTCTCGCCTACGCCGTCGGTGTGGGGGTCGCATGGCGCAGGCTGCGCAACCGGCTCGGCGGCGATCTGGACGGCGCGCGCGTGGTGCGTACGTACGCCCGCCTCATCGGCGCGTGCGTCCCCGCCACGCTCATCGGCGGCGCCATCGCCTACGGCATCGGCCAGGTCCTCGGCGCCGGCGTCTTCGGCTCGCTCGCCGCCCTGATCGGCGGTGGCGTCATGCTGCTCGGCGTCTTCTACATCGCCGCCAAACGCATGCGCGTGGAAGAGGTCAACGCCATGGTCGGCATGGTCCGCGGGCGTCTGGGACGCTGA
- a CDS encoding protein kinase family protein → MAERSTAAVDVADSSDAQNEPSLTAKADKATADGTEAGNTEESGAGAPSGAERTTGGKAPRGPRAPELHSGHKLAGRYRLEECVTRLEGFSSWRAVDEKLRRAVGVHLLPAEHPRARTVLSAARSAALLGDPRFVQVLDAVEEDDLVYVVHEWLPDATELTSVLASGPMDAFDAYQLVSQVSQAMAAAHREGLSHLRLGPGCVLRTGSGQYRIRGLAVMAALRGITSETPQRTDTEAIGALLYAALTQRWPYEGDAHGLSGLPKDVGLIPPDQVRAGVHRGLSQLAMRALVNDGATASRQEPPCTTPEELAKAVSAMPRIRPPETPFSATPAYSRPPAGGAYGPQAAHSAPVTPPPPLQSRTGTAIKWIVSSLLIAALGLGSWQLADTLLKHTDSDDDPQQSQLSDNEAKKKVTSHLLKIRNAQEYATDGGFQHPKQVPNTYDKQDGTAWRTLSFNDQLAPNSYKDGVGIVYDLGKEEQVTKAEIDMLHPGGTTITLYACDGLTPSGPPSDLKKLSEVTENSVKAKLSLKKPAKTRYVLVWITAMPNAPQEEWSKAGHKQGITEVRFRGR, encoded by the coding sequence GTGGCGGAACGGAGCACGGCTGCCGTCGACGTGGCAGACAGCAGCGACGCGCAGAACGAACCGTCGCTGACCGCCAAGGCGGACAAGGCCACGGCCGACGGGACGGAGGCCGGGAACACCGAGGAGAGCGGCGCCGGTGCGCCCTCGGGCGCCGAGCGCACGACAGGCGGAAAGGCCCCGCGCGGCCCCCGCGCGCCCGAACTGCACAGCGGTCACAAGCTCGCCGGAAGGTACCGCCTGGAGGAGTGCGTCACCCGTCTGGAGGGATTCAGCAGCTGGCGTGCCGTCGACGAGAAGCTGCGCCGGGCCGTCGGCGTCCATCTGCTGCCGGCCGAGCACCCACGGGCCCGCACGGTACTCTCGGCGGCCCGCTCCGCCGCGCTGCTGGGTGACCCGCGCTTCGTCCAGGTCCTCGACGCCGTCGAGGAGGACGACCTCGTCTACGTCGTCCACGAGTGGCTGCCCGACGCCACCGAACTGACCTCCGTACTGGCCTCCGGGCCCATGGACGCCTTCGACGCGTACCAGCTGGTCAGCCAGGTGTCGCAGGCCATGGCCGCCGCCCACCGCGAGGGCCTCTCCCATCTGCGCCTGGGCCCCGGCTGTGTGCTGCGCACCGGTTCCGGGCAGTACCGCATCCGCGGCTTGGCCGTGATGGCGGCGCTCCGCGGCATCACCTCCGAGACCCCCCAGCGCACCGACACCGAGGCCATCGGCGCCCTCCTGTACGCCGCCCTCACCCAGCGCTGGCCGTACGAGGGCGACGCCCACGGCCTGTCCGGCCTGCCCAAGGACGTCGGTCTCATCCCACCCGACCAGGTGCGGGCCGGTGTCCACCGAGGGCTCTCCCAGCTGGCAATGCGCGCGCTCGTCAACGACGGCGCCACCGCGTCCCGCCAGGAGCCGCCCTGCACCACGCCGGAGGAACTCGCCAAGGCCGTCTCGGCCATGCCGCGCATCCGCCCTCCGGAGACGCCCTTCTCCGCCACCCCGGCCTACTCCCGCCCCCCGGCGGGCGGCGCCTACGGCCCGCAGGCCGCCCACTCCGCTCCGGTCACCCCGCCGCCTCCACTGCAGAGCCGTACCGGCACCGCCATCAAGTGGATCGTCTCCTCGCTGCTGATCGCGGCACTGGGCCTGGGCAGCTGGCAGCTCGCGGACACGCTGCTGAAGCACACGGACTCGGATGACGACCCCCAGCAGTCACAGCTGTCGGACAACGAGGCCAAAAAGAAGGTCACCAGCCATCTGCTGAAGATCCGTAACGCGCAGGAGTACGCGACGGACGGGGGTTTCCAGCATCCCAAGCAGGTGCCGAACACCTATGACAAGCAGGACGGGACAGCCTGGCGGACGCTTTCCTTCAATGACCAGCTCGCGCCCAACTCCTACAAGGACGGCGTCGGTATCGTCTATGACCTCGGCAAGGAGGAACAGGTCACCAAGGCGGAGATCGACATGCTCCACCCCGGAGGAACCACGATCACGCTCTACGCGTGCGACGGCCTGACGCCCTCCGGCCCGCCCAGCGACCTGAAGAAGCTGTCCGAGGTCACGGAGAACAGCGTCAAGGCAAAGCTCTCGCTCAAGAAGCCCGCCAAGACGCGGTACGTCCTGGTGTGGATCACGGCCATGCCCAACGCTCCGCAGGAAGAGTGGAGCAAGGCCGGCCACAAGCAGGGCATCACCGAAGTCCGCTTCCGCGGCCGCTGA
- a CDS encoding DUF6049 family protein translates to MAEAAEFQETFRGTTPPAAFHRIRVILPLLAVLLVLLGATELTTAPTARADGTGSRTVAISIDSLTPVAPTQSDKITISGTVTNKGRSTVSAGHIGLRVGGLLSTRSEIDDIGDRTPFSSGGDGPELNGHTQKIGKLQPGISREFTLTVPAKDLNLDRDGVYPLGVSFSGQTSDQQYERVLGIRRTLLPWQPSGAEGKKTKVTFLWPLISNTHLTARTESDQQQTPIFPNDDLAAELAPGGRLQQLVALGKDLHVTWVIDPDLLATVEAMTKSYQVAGPSGKNVPGRGQAVAKQWLSQLQTAVDGKEVVALPFGDPDIASLAHRGGDLGHLQSATELAAMTVDTILQVKPRTDFAWPIDGAIDRSVVDVGTSAGAHNIITRSDSLREPDGSPYAPTAARQIGGGNTAIVADARLSTAFEGDMTRAGDASLAVQRFLAQSLMINKQAPENERSIVVAPQRMPTTSQAQAMATALGGLSAGRWTQPLDRLSDAAKAKPDPAAGRRIPGPGSYPDALRAQELPTEAFTEIQKTQQGLSSFKTILTSPDRVVIPFGSAIMREMSTSWRGDPAGAADFRAAVQSYLATLQDQVKLVEKSDATLSGRSATIPVTVKNGLLQGIDHLYLQLESTQPNRLKVTDKQPVKIDGGHSQSVKFETRAYANGPVKVHARLYTADGQQVGKEMDFIVHVTSITPMVLLVIAGGVLLLVLAGLRIYLKRKRSGSHDGAGDGPEAGGEGPSDGGDNGGGEPERPGDPAADTGTGSGTPSRPGEKVER, encoded by the coding sequence GTGGCCGAGGCGGCAGAGTTCCAGGAGACGTTCCGGGGGACGACGCCTCCTGCCGCTTTCCACCGGATCCGGGTGATACTGCCCCTGCTCGCCGTACTGCTGGTACTCCTGGGCGCCACCGAGCTCACCACCGCGCCCACGGCGCGCGCCGACGGCACAGGCTCCCGCACTGTCGCGATCTCCATCGACTCCCTGACCCCGGTCGCCCCCACCCAGAGCGACAAGATCACGATCTCGGGCACGGTCACCAACAAGGGCCGGTCCACGGTCAGTGCCGGACACATCGGCCTGCGGGTGGGAGGACTGCTCTCGACGCGCAGCGAGATCGACGACATCGGCGACCGGACGCCCTTCTCCTCGGGCGGCGACGGCCCCGAGCTGAACGGTCACACGCAGAAGATCGGGAAGCTCCAGCCGGGGATCTCCCGTGAGTTCACGCTGACCGTCCCCGCGAAGGACCTCAACCTGGACCGGGACGGCGTCTACCCGCTGGGCGTCTCGTTCTCCGGGCAGACCAGCGACCAGCAGTACGAGCGGGTGCTGGGCATCCGCCGCACTCTGCTGCCGTGGCAGCCGTCCGGCGCCGAGGGCAAGAAGACCAAGGTCACCTTCCTCTGGCCGCTGATCTCCAACACGCACCTCACGGCCCGCACCGAGTCGGACCAGCAGCAGACGCCGATCTTCCCCAACGACGACCTCGCCGCTGAGCTGGCCCCGGGCGGCCGCCTCCAGCAGTTGGTGGCGCTGGGCAAGGACCTGCACGTCACCTGGGTGATCGACCCCGACCTGCTGGCCACCGTCGAGGCGATGACCAAGAGCTACCAGGTCGCCGGACCGAGCGGGAAGAACGTCCCCGGCCGGGGCCAGGCGGTCGCCAAGCAGTGGCTCAGCCAGCTCCAGACGGCGGTGGACGGCAAGGAGGTCGTCGCCCTGCCCTTCGGCGATCCGGACATCGCCTCGCTGGCGCACCGCGGCGGCGACCTCGGCCACCTCCAGTCGGCCACCGAGCTCGCGGCCATGACCGTGGACACCATCCTCCAGGTGAAGCCGCGCACGGACTTCGCCTGGCCGATCGACGGCGCCATCGACCGCTCCGTCGTCGACGTCGGCACCTCGGCCGGCGCCCACAACATCATCACGCGCAGCGACAGCCTCAGGGAGCCGGACGGCTCCCCGTACGCCCCCACGGCGGCCCGCCAGATCGGCGGGGGGAACACGGCCATCGTCGCCGACGCCCGCCTCTCCACGGCCTTCGAGGGCGATATGACGCGTGCGGGCGACGCCTCGCTCGCGGTGCAGCGGTTCCTCGCCCAGAGCCTGATGATCAACAAGCAGGCGCCGGAGAACGAGCGCAGCATCGTCGTCGCTCCCCAGCGCATGCCGACCACCAGCCAGGCCCAGGCGATGGCGACGGCGCTGGGCGGACTGTCCGCCGGGCGCTGGACCCAGCCGCTCGACCGGCTGAGCGACGCGGCCAAGGCCAAGCCGGACCCCGCCGCCGGCCGCCGGATTCCGGGCCCCGGCTCGTACCCGGACGCCCTCCGCGCCCAGGAGCTGCCCACCGAGGCGTTCACGGAGATCCAGAAGACACAGCAGGGTCTGTCCTCCTTCAAGACGATCCTGACCTCTCCGGACCGGGTCGTCATCCCCTTCGGCAGCGCGATCATGCGCGAGATGTCCACCTCGTGGCGCGGTGACCCGGCGGGTGCCGCCGACTTCCGCGCGGCCGTGCAGTCCTACCTCGCCACCCTGCAGGACCAGGTCAAGCTGGTGGAGAAGTCCGACGCGACCCTCTCCGGCCGCAGCGCCACGATCCCGGTGACCGTGAAGAACGGGCTGCTCCAGGGCATCGACCACCTGTACCTGCAGCTGGAGTCCACGCAGCCGAACCGACTGAAGGTCACGGACAAGCAGCCCGTGAAGATCGACGGCGGGCACAGCCAGTCGGTGAAATTCGAGACCCGGGCCTATGCAAACGGTCCGGTCAAGGTGCATGCCCGCCTCTACACTGCGGACGGCCAGCAGGTGGGCAAGGAGATGGACTTCATTGTGCATGTCACATCCATCACCCCTATGGTTCTGCTGGTCATCGCCGGAGGTGTCCTCCTCCTCGTCCTCGCGGGTCTCCGCATCTACCTGAAGCGCAAGCGATCGGGCAGCCATGACGGCGCCGGTGACGGCCCGGAGGCCGGGGGCGAGGGCCCCTCGGACGGCGGCGACAACGGCGGCGGCGAGCCCGAGCGGCCGGGGGACCCGGCGGCGGACACCGGAACGGGGAGCGGTACGCCCTCCCGGCCGGGTGAGAAAGTGGAACGTTGA